TTTGTCGCTCGTCTTGATCTCGGATACAAGGCGGGCTGTCTGTTCGCGGATTCGTTTCTTGAAGGCCTTCGGATCCCCCTTGCCGCGGGCGATTTCTTCAAGTTCTTTTTCCCATTTTGCTGTCAATTCAGGGGATGTCAATTCATCGTTCACCAGGTCGATGAGCTGCTTTCCTTTTTTAGTCGGGTACAGGCGGCCGTTCTGTCTTTCCACGACCTCTGATGATATGATCCGTTCAATGATCTCAGCACGCGTTGCCGGAGTGCCCAGCCCGAATTTCTCCATTTTTGCAAGAATATCGGATTCAGACAAACGAAGCGGCGGTTCGGTCATTTTCTTATTCATGTTAACCTGGCCGACTGAGTAGCTCTTGCCTTTTTCAAGATGACCCAAAGACTGGGTGGCTGCATCATCATCGTCTTTTCCGAGAACCTTTTTAAAACCGAGCTCAAGAACATTCGTTTCCCGAGCTGACAGTGATTCTCCTTCGACATCGAAATTAGCATGAATCACTTCATACTGATAAGCCGGGTAAAATAAAGCAAGGAATCGGCGGACGATTAAGTCATACAGCTTTCGTTCATCCGGTGACAAATCGGCAAGATGAAGCCGCTCCTCTGTCGGGATGATCGCATGGTGGTCAGTGACTTTTTCGTTATTGAACACGCGGCGCGCCTGGACTTTTCCTTTTTGGGCAAGGGCAGGCTTCGCTTCGTCACGATAGCCGGACATGATTCCCTGAAGGCGGTCCGCCATTGTCGCTTCCATATCGGTCGTCAAATATCGTGAATCTGTTCTTGGGTAGGTGACGAGCTTGTGCTGTTCATATAATCCCTGCAGGACATTGGATGTTTTCTTTGCTGAGAATCCAAAACGTTTGTTGGCGTCACGCTGCAGTTCTGTCAGGTCATAAGGCAGCGGCTGTGGTTCTGATTTTTGCTTGCGATCCAGCGATTTCAGCACAGCCTTTTTGTTGGAAAGCTTTTTTTGAATCTGCTCTGCTTTTTCCTTTGAAAAAATGCGCTTTTCGCCTTTATGTTCCCATTCTGCATGCAATGATCCGACCTTACCCTGGATGGTCCAATATTCCTTCGGCACGAACTTATTGATTTCATCCTCGCGTTCGAGGACCATCGCGAGGGTTGGTGTCTGGACACGACCTGCAGATAAAGGATCCTTGAATTTTGTTGTCAAAGCTCTCGAAACATTCAATCCAATCAGCCAGTCGGCTTCGGCGCGGCAGACAGCCGATTCATACAGGTCTTCAAACTGCTTGCCTGGCTTAAGGTTCTTAAAGCCGTCTTTGATGGCGCGGTCGGTCTGGGAGGAAATCCACAGTCGCTTTATTGGCTTTTTCCAGTTGATGCGCTGGAGAATCCATCTGGCTACCAGTTCACCTTCACGCCCAGCGTCAGTGGCAATGATGAATTCGCCGATATCCTTGCGTTCAGCTAGATGCTCAATGGCCTTGAACTGGTGGCTCGTTTGCTTGATCACCTTCAGTCCCATTTTATCGGGGATGATCGGCAGCTCCTCAAGCTTCCATACTTTATATTTTGGGTCATAATTCTCCGGCATTTTCAGTTCGATCAAGTGGCCGAGCGCCCATGTGACAATATATTGATTTCCTTCGAAATAGCTCTTATGCGTTTTATTGCAGCCAAGGACACGCGCGAGCTCGCGGGCAACACTTGGTTTTTCTGCAAGTACTAATGATTTCATGTTTGCTCCTTTCAAAACACAACAATTTTACGTATGCTTTACTTAGTATAATAGAAATAAGTGATTTTTTGTAATGGGGGAGACCATGAGCGATTATATAAAAGAAATTCGTGCACTTATTGGAAGCAGGCCTTTCATTCTGGTTGGCTCTGCTGTGCTTGTTTTTAATAGGGAGTATGAAGTGCTGCTGCAGCTAAGGACGGATACTGGCAGGTGGGGAATTCCCGGAGGGGCGATGGAGCCTGGAGAAAGCTTCGAGGAAAGTGCTCGCAGGGAATTGTTCGAGGAAACAGGCCTTCATCTCAAGGCTCTGAAGTTTTTGGATGTGGCTGCTGGTGAAGAGTACTATTTCCAATACCCTAATGGCGATGAAATTCATAATGCGATCGCTTTGTATGCGTGTGACGATTGGGAAGGGGATTGGAAGGTGAATGATGGGGAAAGCAAGGATCTCCGCTTTTTCCCGTTAAACAGTCTGCCTTCGCTAACAGAAAGGCAAGAGCTGATAATTGAAAAGGTAAAAGAAAGCGGAATCCTGCCTGAATTGAAGGAACTTAATCTTAATGAAATCATGAAGTGTGCCGAAGTTCTGGATCTCCAAAGAAAATCCTACAAAATAGAAGCAGAGCTAATTGGTACAGATGAAATCCCGCCGTTAAAAGAAACATTCGAGGAGCTTCAAGATTGTGGCGAGACTTTCATTGGCTGTTATATCGAAGGCAGGCTTGCCGGGACAATCTCTTTTAAAATAGAAGGAGAAGTAATCGATATCCATCGCATGATGGTGCATCCTGATTTTTTCCGTAGGGGAATTGCTAACAAGTTGATTTCCCAACTAGAACAAATTGGTTACTCTGAGATAATCGTTTCAACCGGGGCTGCGAATACACCTGCAGTGAAGCTTTATGAGAAGCTTGGTTTCGAGCGCCAGCATGATTCAGTGGTGGGTGACGGACTGGTGATTGCCCATTTTAAAAAAGTGAAAATTTAATCTCAGACAAAAGGACCCGGCAGCAAGCCTGGTCCTTTCAGCATTATTCTTTAATTTTAACAGCCGTTCCTGTCGCGATGCACATCATCATGCCTTCTCGCAATGTTTCAAAATCGAGGTCGACCCCGATTATGGCATTTGCGCCCATGCGGCGTGCTTTATCTTCCATTTCGCGAATCGCGATTTCACGGCCTTCGGCAAGTTTGTTCTCATATGCCGAACTTCTGCCGCCGATCACATCGGTGACACTTGCCAAAAAGTCACGCACCACATTGGCACCCATGATTGCTTCACCGGATACAATCCCCATATAGCTCTCGACTTCTCTGCCTTGCAATGTTGAAGTAGTTGTTACGATCATGTACATATTCCTCCTCAGAAAGTTTATGGCTAGTAAAAAACTGTGTATAACAACATATACGATTTTTTTGGGGAAAAGTTTCAATCAAAAAAGAACTCGGCAATTATTAGCCGAGTCCTGGAACATTACACTTCGTCTTCCTCTACGCGATTCTTGAACGCTTCCTGGACGACGAGGAATTCCTCATCTTCCTGGGCTTCTGTCTCAGGTCGCTTTGCTTTCAGTGCACCTGCAGGCAGGTCTCCGGGATGGCCCTTTTTCTTGTGGTTGAATTCTTTGCCTCTGCTCATTCATGAACCCTCCTTTCTTGTCCCAAGTAGTTTTTCCTGATGGGACCTGAAATATAAAAAATCTCTTGCATATGATTGTATAGATACAAATTTTTTAGAAAGAAAGGGCGGCTTAAATGGACGAAAAATTGTACGCTCAAGATTTGGTTGAGTGCCCGACTGTTTTTTGTGCGAATCGTGATGACCAGGCTCCGCTTTTTACAGCAGATGCCTTGATTAATGGTGACATTCAAAAGATTAACCTTGAGGATTATCGGGGAAAGTGGGTCATTTTATTTTTCTATCCAAGCGATTTTACCTTTGTCTGACCGACAGAACTGGCGGCGGTCGCCGCTGTTTACCCTTATATCCAGGCGCTGGGAGCTGAGTTGCTGGCCATCAGCACGGATAGTGTTTACTCTCACAAGGTTTTTAAGGAAACCTCTCCATCTTTGAAGAATGTAACGTATCCAATGGTAAGCGACAGGACACAGGTTATCAGCCGTGCTTACCGGGTCCTGGATGAAACAACAGGGGCCTGTTTCAGGACATCGGTTTTCATTGATCCAGGGGGGATTATCAGGGCAAAGCTTACTTATCCCGGGAATGTCGGCCGCAATCTTCCTGAACATGTAAGGATGCTGCAGGCTTTTGAATATGCCAAGCAAACGGGCAAAGGTGTGCCGGCGAACTGGGTGCCCGGCCAGCAAGGAGTCAGTACGGACCCATCCAATATAGGAAATATTTAAATGCGAGCAGGTTCTGTTAAACAGGGCCTGTTTTTTATATCCAGGCTTGTCCGCTTTATTTTTTGTCTGTGACCAGCATCACAATTGGTGGATAAAAATGTCACAAATTCTCTACAAAAATCTTCGATATCACTCACAAAGTTTTTTTAAAATAGAATTGAGATTATGTTAAGAATTTCACAAACGAAATTAGGAGGAACTGAAGATGGATGAGGTCCTGATATTAAGCCGGATCCAGTTTGCTGTCACTGTCTTTTATCATTTTTTATTCGTTCCATTGACCCTTGGTTTAGTCATCCTCGTTGCCATCATGGAGACAAAGTATGCGCGTACGCTCGACCTGACGTACAAACGTATGGCGGATTATTGGGGAAAACTGTTCGCTATCAATTTTGTGCTTGGCGTGATTACAGGTATTACGATGGAATTCCAATTTGGCACGAACTGGTCTGAGTACTCTAAGTATATGGGAGATATTTTCGGATCGCCGCTCGCGATTGAAGCTCTGGTCGCCTTTTTCCTAGAATCGACCTTTATGGGAATCTGGCTGTTCGGCAAGGATAAGTTGTCACCAAAGCTGAGGGCTTTTTCGATCTGGATGGTCGCTCTCGGCACGAATATTTCGGCTCTTTGGATCATTACCGCCAACGGATTCATGCAAAACCCGGTCGGCTATGTCCTGAAAAATGGCCGAGTAGAATTGAATAGCTTTTCAGAGCTCGTCACCAATCCCTATGCCTGGTATATGTTTATACATACTGTTGTAAGTGCCTATATTGTCGGAGCTTTCTTCATGATGGCCATCAGTGCTTACCATCTGTTAAGGAAGAATGAAACTTCTTTTTATAAAAAATCATTCAAATACGGATTGGCCATGGCCCTGTTCTCAGCCACATTGACACCTTTCATTGGGCACCAGTCAGGTGTGTTCGCGGCGAAAATGCAGCCGGCAAAAGGGGCAGCGATGGAGGCTGTCTGGGAAACACAAAAAGACATGCCCTTCCACCTGATCCAGATCCCGGATCAGGAAAATGAGCGCAATGCTTTTGAGGCAATCAGCATACCGAAGCTGGGCAGCTTCTTCTATACAAACTCCTTTGATGGAGAAGTGACCGGATTAAATGATATTCCTAAAGATGAACGGCCAAATGTCGAACTGGTCTTTTACGCTTTCAGGGTAATGGTCGCGCTCGGAATCTTTTTTCTGGCTGTATCCTGGTACGGCTTGTACCTTTACCGGAAAAACAAACTGGAAAACTCACCAAGATACCTGAAGCTCGTACTATATTCTGTGCTGCTGCCGTACCTGGCGATCAATGCCGGCTGGATGGTGGCTGAGGCGGGGAGACAGCCATGGGTTGTATATGGATTGATGAAAACATCGGAGGGAGTATCGCCAATCGCTATGTCCCAGGTGGTGTTTTCCCTGGCAGCTCTCGTCATTTTCTATACGATCCTGTTGATCGCGGATGTTTATTTAATCATCAAATATGCAAAAAAGGGTCCTGAATCAGAGATTAAATATGGCCTTGAAGGAGGCGTAAAGCATGTCTCATGATACACTTGCCATCATTTGGTTCGGTTTGTGGGGATTGATTTGGACGGTGTATTTCATCCTCGATGGATACACTCTTGGTACTGGAATGCTGTTTCCGTTCATTGCGAAAAACCGCCAGGAACGCAACCAGCTTCAGGAGGCAGTCGGACCGTTCTGGGGAGGGAATGAGGTCTGGCTCATCACCGCAGGCGGAGCGACATTCGCTGCTTTCCCGGCAGTTTATGCCGATATGTTCAGCTTTTTGTATACACCATTATTCCTGGTTCTGATCGCTTTGTTCATCCGGGCGATTGGACTTGAATTCATGCATAAGGACGACAACCCGCTATGGCAGGCAGCGTGTAAATGGGGGTTTTTTACCGGAAGCTTCTTGATCGCTTTCTTATTCGGAGTCACCTTCGCCAATCTGTACCGGGGATTATTGATCGGCACCAATGGCTATGAAGGCAATTTGTTCAGCCTGCTGAATGGCTATGGCATAGTGGGAGGATTGCTGTTTGTATCATTATTCCTGCTGTCAGGCTCTCTATGGATTCAGTTGAAGACAGCGGGGCAGACCGCCGTGCGGGCTTACAGAATATCAAGGATCTTAGCAGGTGTGACTCCGGCCATGCTGTCGCTGTTCTTTTTGGCGACAGTGAACAGGACACCATTGCTCGATAATTACTCGCAGCAGCCGGTCCTTTGGATTGTGCCGATGCTCGCACTAGCTGCGATGCTTACGGCAGTGTACTTTATTTTTAAAAAGAAAATCGGTTATGCCTTTACCGCTGTCTGCGTGACGATTTTTACGAAAATGGCCTTTGGCTTCGTCGGGATGTTCCCGAACATGCTGCCATCAAGCATAGACAACGCCTACAGCGTGACACTTTATGAGGCTGCAGGCAGCAAGCTCAACCTGACCATCATGTTCGTCGTGGCCGTCATCTTCGTGCCAATCATCATCGCTTACCAGTCCTGGAGCTACACACTTTTCAAGGACAAAATAGTAAAAGAAAGCGCGAAGGGGTATCAATAATGTGAGGCGCCTGGTTTTCCAGGCGCCTCATTAAGTGTTTAGTATTCTGTGGTTCTTGGCTTAAGCTTGGTTTTAGCAGTTGATATTTCCTTGCTTTTCTTAATGGGATTTTCTTTTAAAATATAACCTGCATAAGCCTTGTTCCATTTTCTGATTGCCAGATAGGAGAGTATGGCTGTAATAGTGAGTATTCCGGTAATGACCGGCCAAAACACTGTTGATACATAACCTCCAGCATACGCTAACCCGATTGGGGAGAAGACGACGTATATGACTGCTACCAGTGCCAGCAGGATAATGGATACTGGCAGGGAATATTTCCAAGGGACCATGTCGACTGCTGCCTCAGACCGGAATGTATATGGCTTGGCTGTTGGTTTCCACATACCGATGGCGATCATGATCGCTGCTTCAACGACGAACAAGATGGCGTAAATGTGGATGAAATGGATCGGTACAACAAAGTCGAATAGATGCTGGGTGCCCCAAACGAGCATATAATAAGTGATCACATGGAAGATGATCACGACTTTGGCTGCAAGCGCAGGTACACGTTTTGTAAAAATCCCGACTAGCAGTATGACGATGATGGGAATATTGAAAAAGCCTGTGAACCTTCTGATCAAATCCCATAATCCTTCTGGAGCATTCATTAGCAGTGGTGCAATGCACAATGAAACAACCGCGAGAAGGGTGCCGGCGATTTTGCTGATTGAAATCAACTTCTGATCATCTGCTCCAGGGTTGAAGCGTGCTTTATAAATATCAAGCGCGAACATGGTTGCTGCGCTGTTTAATAATGAGTTGAAGGAGCTTAAGACGGCGCCAAGCAGGACGGCCAGGAAGAATCCGGACATCCAGGAAGGCAATACATCGGAAATCAGCGCTGGATATGCCAGGTCGACAGACTTCAGCCCATCTCCATACATATGGAAGGCAATCACGCCGGGGATCATCATCGTCAATGGCACTAATAGTTTATAAAATCCGGAAATCAAAACGCCTTTCTGGCCTTCGGCAAGGTTTTTTGCCCCAAGTGTACGCTGGATGACATATTGGTTTGAAGCCCAGTAGAATAAGTTCGCGAAAATCATCCCGGTAAAAATGGTGCCGAATGGTACAGAATCTTGCTTTGTTCCAATTGAATTCATTTTTTCAGGGTTCGTTGTTGCAATTTGTTTCATTCCATCGCCGATACTGCCGTCACCAAGTGTGATCAGGCCCAGGATGGGGACAAGCAGGCCGATGATAATCAAGCCAATCCCGTTCAATGTATCGGAAATCGCAACAGCCTTCAGTCCGCCGAAAATAGCATAGATAGCGCCAATGATGCCAATGATCCAAATGACTATCCAAACGGAAGCTTCATAGGAAATCCCGAACAGCTCAGGAAAGTTGAAAAGCTGCAATACAGCAAGTGCTCCCGAATAAAGCATAGACGGGGCTGTGACGAGTATGTATCCTAGCATGAATAATAGGACGGTATATTGTCTGACACCTTCATCATATCGCTTGCTCAAAAATTCCGGAAGTGTTGTAAAATTACCGCGCAGATACTTTGGAAGCAGATAAATTGCCATGATGATGATGGCAAAAGCAGCGGTTACTTCCCAAGCCATATTCGATAAATTGGTGCGATAGGCTTGTCCATTCAAACCGACAAGCTGCTCTGCAGATAGGTTGGTAAGCAGCAGTGAACCGGCAATGAAACCGCCTGTCAGTCCGCGTCCTGCCAGGAAATACCCTGCAGTATCACTGACTTCCCCCTTTGTTTTTACATACGAATACCAAGCGACCAGCCCCATGAAAAAGGCGGCTGAAATCAGCGTGAAGCCTATACCCCCAAAAATCATTTTATGACACCCCTTGTTGTGTAATTATTTTACATACTAAATAACCTGCTCGCTAACTCTCTAAACCTTTAACGTGATAAAATCACTTTTCCAAATATTAAAATTAGAAAATACTGGGTTAAAGTAATATAATGATAGTATAAATACTAATAATGAACTGGAGTGGTTCAGATGGATTTTTCAATGGTAGTGTCGGAGGATCGGATTAAAAAAGCCTATAGGGACGGGGAGTTTGAAAATTTGCCTGGCTACGGGAAGCCTTTGAATCTGGAGGACCTGTCAGCCGTTCCAGAAGAACTGAGAATGGCCTACAAGATGATGAAGAATGCCGGTTTCTCTCCTGAAGAGCAGAAGCTCAGGCAGGAAGTGATGACCGTCGAGAGCCTGATCCGCACGTGTGAAAATCCGGAAGAAAAAGACAGACTGAACCAGGAACTAAGCCAGAAGCTTCTCAGATACAATAAGATGATGTCCTGCAGGGGAGCTAAAACAAACTCCTCGCTGTTTAAGAATTACGAACGGAAAATTGAAAAGAAGTTGTTATAAAGGAAATGGCCAGGCGGAGAAATCCAGCCTGGCCATTTTTTATGGGATAAATCACACGCTTAAGCGCCTAGCGTTTTAATTTTTTCAGCAGCGGCTGCTGTTTGGCTGACATACGCTGCGATGGTCTGGTTATCGTCATTCAAGGTTTCGATCGTGGCGTTCATTTCTTCCAGGCCTGCTGTT
This portion of the Mesobacillus sp. S13 genome encodes:
- a CDS encoding cytochrome ubiquinol oxidase subunit I yields the protein MDEVLILSRIQFAVTVFYHFLFVPLTLGLVILVAIMETKYARTLDLTYKRMADYWGKLFAINFVLGVITGITMEFQFGTNWSEYSKYMGDIFGSPLAIEALVAFFLESTFMGIWLFGKDKLSPKLRAFSIWMVALGTNISALWIITANGFMQNPVGYVLKNGRVELNSFSELVTNPYAWYMFIHTVVSAYIVGAFFMMAISAYHLLRKNETSFYKKSFKYGLAMALFSATLTPFIGHQSGVFAAKMQPAKGAAMEAVWETQKDMPFHLIQIPDQENERNAFEAISIPKLGSFFYTNSFDGEVTGLNDIPKDERPNVELVFYAFRVMVALGIFFLAVSWYGLYLYRKNKLENSPRYLKLVLYSVLLPYLAINAGWMVAEAGRQPWVVYGLMKTSEGVSPIAMSQVVFSLAALVIFYTILLIADVYLIIKYAKKGPESEIKYGLEGGVKHVS
- a CDS encoding YbjQ family protein, whose translation is MIVTTTSTLQGREVESYMGIVSGEAIMGANVVRDFLASVTDVIGGRSSAYENKLAEGREIAIREMEDKARRMGANAIIGVDLDFETLREGMMMCIATGTAVKIKE
- a CDS encoding GNAT family N-acetyltransferase, translating into MKCAEVLDLQRKSYKIEAELIGTDEIPPLKETFEELQDCGETFIGCYIEGRLAGTISFKIEGEVIDIHRMMVHPDFFRRGIANKLISQLEQIGYSEIIVSTGAANTPAVKLYEKLGFERQHDSVVGDGLVIAHFKKVKI
- a CDS encoding DUF1992 domain-containing protein, which gives rise to MDFSMVVSEDRIKKAYRDGEFENLPGYGKPLNLEDLSAVPEELRMAYKMMKNAGFSPEEQKLRQEVMTVESLIRTCENPEEKDRLNQELSQKLLRYNKMMSCRGAKTNSSLFKNYERKIEKKLL
- a CDS encoding peroxiredoxin codes for the protein MDEKLYAQDLVECPTVFCANRDDQAPLFTADALINGDIQKINLEDYRGKWVILFFYPSDFTFVUPTELAAVAAVYPYIQALGAELLAISTDSVYSHKVFKETSPSLKNVTYPMVSDRTQVISRAYRVLDETTGACFRTSVFIDPGGIIRAKLTYPGNVGRNLPEHVRMLQAFEYAKQTGKGVPANWVPGQQGVSTDPSNIGNI
- a CDS encoding DNA topoisomerase III, with product MKSLVLAEKPSVARELARVLGCNKTHKSYFEGNQYIVTWALGHLIELKMPENYDPKYKVWKLEELPIIPDKMGLKVIKQTSHQFKAIEHLAERKDIGEFIIATDAGREGELVARWILQRINWKKPIKRLWISSQTDRAIKDGFKNLKPGKQFEDLYESAVCRAEADWLIGLNVSRALTTKFKDPLSAGRVQTPTLAMVLEREDEINKFVPKEYWTIQGKVGSLHAEWEHKGEKRIFSKEKAEQIQKKLSNKKAVLKSLDRKQKSEPQPLPYDLTELQRDANKRFGFSAKKTSNVLQGLYEQHKLVTYPRTDSRYLTTDMEATMADRLQGIMSGYRDEAKPALAQKGKVQARRVFNNEKVTDHHAIIPTEERLHLADLSPDERKLYDLIVRRFLALFYPAYQYEVIHANFDVEGESLSARETNVLELGFKKVLGKDDDDAATQSLGHLEKGKSYSVGQVNMNKKMTEPPLRLSESDILAKMEKFGLGTPATRAEIIERIISSEVVERQNGRLYPTKKGKQLIDLVNDELTSPELTAKWEKELEEIARGKGDPKAFKKRIREQTARLVSEIKTSDKTYRAHNLTGSKCPECGEFMKERKTKEGRILVCSSPECSFRKHKDPKLSQRRCPQCHKRMEIHNGKAGAYFQCRRCNVVEKAEDKKKKGVSKREERKLKEKYSPSQENFGTSLGDLLKAAMEDKD
- the cydB gene encoding cytochrome d ubiquinol oxidase subunit II — encoded protein: MSHDTLAIIWFGLWGLIWTVYFILDGYTLGTGMLFPFIAKNRQERNQLQEAVGPFWGGNEVWLITAGGATFAAFPAVYADMFSFLYTPLFLVLIALFIRAIGLEFMHKDDNPLWQAACKWGFFTGSFLIAFLFGVTFANLYRGLLIGTNGYEGNLFSLLNGYGIVGGLLFVSLFLLSGSLWIQLKTAGQTAVRAYRISRILAGVTPAMLSLFFLATVNRTPLLDNYSQQPVLWIVPMLALAAMLTAVYFIFKKKIGYAFTAVCVTIFTKMAFGFVGMFPNMLPSSIDNAYSVTLYEAAGSKLNLTIMFVVAVIFVPIIIAYQSWSYTLFKDKIVKESAKGYQ
- a CDS encoding solute:sodium symporter family transporter; the protein is MIFGGIGFTLISAAFFMGLVAWYSYVKTKGEVSDTAGYFLAGRGLTGGFIAGSLLLTNLSAEQLVGLNGQAYRTNLSNMAWEVTAAFAIIIMAIYLLPKYLRGNFTTLPEFLSKRYDEGVRQYTVLLFMLGYILVTAPSMLYSGALAVLQLFNFPELFGISYEASVWIVIWIIGIIGAIYAIFGGLKAVAISDTLNGIGLIIIGLLVPILGLITLGDGSIGDGMKQIATTNPEKMNSIGTKQDSVPFGTIFTGMIFANLFYWASNQYVIQRTLGAKNLAEGQKGVLISGFYKLLVPLTMMIPGVIAFHMYGDGLKSVDLAYPALISDVLPSWMSGFFLAVLLGAVLSSFNSLLNSAATMFALDIYKARFNPGADDQKLISISKIAGTLLAVVSLCIAPLLMNAPEGLWDLIRRFTGFFNIPIIVILLVGIFTKRVPALAAKVVIIFHVITYYMLVWGTQHLFDFVVPIHFIHIYAILFVVEAAIMIAIGMWKPTAKPYTFRSEAAVDMVPWKYSLPVSIILLALVAVIYVVFSPIGLAYAGGYVSTVFWPVITGILTITAILSYLAIRKWNKAYAGYILKENPIKKSKEISTAKTKLKPRTTEY